The genomic region TTGTGTGCCTATCCAAACTCATGAGACTCACGGAAAGATATTGTATCTTGCAGATGAAAAACAGTAAATACCTCAATGGGAACTACATTGTCAAGTATCCATCTTACCTCTCTGTGGATCTTGATCTCACAAGTCTTTACTGCCCTATTAGCATTCTGGTGCTTTCCAagggataattttttttgtttaacttgtttattttgttgttttcagcctttctatTTGAAGGTGATATAGCATATTTTACAAGAGAAATCTTCATAGTACTTAAAAAtattacagagaaaattaaaatgaaaaatcaattaaattttactgaaaatgtgaagaaaaaaacaTTGTATAAGCTACAGATGTAATAGACAAAACCTGATGTGAGTTTTTGAGAATAAAAAAGGAATTAAAGCTCAAACATCTTTTCAGTGGagtccatttaaaaataaaatttatatacatcactGAAAACCATAATGAATAAGAGGAAGGGGAATTTTGGTATTTGTTCTTTCTGGTGAGTTgcgtattttctaattttttctttacATGCAGATTGCCTAAAACTTCAAAGGTAGTAATGAGAAGTCACAAAGCAGTAACAACTTTCATCTTGCTGGGAGTTACCGATGACCCACAACTGCAAGTTCtggttttcatctttttatttctgaCGTATATTCTGAGTATAACTGGAAACCTGACCATTACCATTCTTACCCTCATGGATTCCCACCTTAAAACACCTATGTACGTTTTCCTTCGAAACTTCTCCTTCTTAGAAATCTCATTCACAACAGTCTGGATTCCCAGATTCCTGTACAGTATATCAACTGGGGATAATAACATTACTTATAATGCCTGTGTAacccaaatattttttattggaCTCTTTGGAGCCACAGAGTTTTTTCTTCTGGCTGCCATGTCCTATGACCACTATGTGGCCCTCTGCAAACCCCTTCATTACATGACCATCATGAATAGCAGAGTCTGTACCATCCTTGTCCTCTGCTGCTGGATCTCTGGATTGGTGATCATCATCACACCACTTGGTATGGGCCTGCAGCTGGAATTCTGTGACTCCAATACCACTGATCATTTTGGCCGTGATGCAGCTCCTCTTTTTAAGACTTCATGCTCAGATACATGGTTTGTAGAACAGGTGGTTATAATTTGTGCAGTATTGACATTCATTAGCACACTCATAGGTGTAGttctttcttatatatatataatcaagacAATACTAAGATTCCCATCTACTCAGCAAAGGAAAAAAGCTTTTTCCACGTGTTCTTCTCACATGATTGTTGTTTCCATCACCTATGGTAGCTGTATTTTCATCTATATcaaaccttcagccaaagaggaTGTGGACATTAATAAAGGGGTATCCGTGCTCACTACATCTGTTGCTGCTTTGTTAAACCCCTTCACTTATATCTTGAGAAATAAGCAGGTAAAACAATCTTTCAATGACGtgattaaaaaaatcacatttatttCACAAAAGTAAGAGCACACTGAATTTGAGCAAtcaagtgaaaaaggaagactagtTCCTTAATATCTCTTCTAAGTTGAATTAGGTTAACCTTTTCATGGTCCTTTCATTTTGACTTGTGAGCCTACTCTCATCAAGTAATTCCTTACCTTCTTCAATCTCAATCAGAATTGCTTCCATCGCTAAGAGAACAAGGCCAGCCAGAGTGAAAGGCCTTGTTAATATTTCTTCAAAGCCAAATAGGAATACCTTAGGAGTAATGACCATGTCACAGAGTCAGCAAATCAAGGCCTGAGAACAGAGTCTATCCacttcctctttttctaaatCAAGTTTCAATGGAATAGAGCCATTCCCATTCACTGGCATATTGCTTACAGCTGCTTTTAATggaagactcaaaaaaaaaaaaaattttttttttctagtagttCAATTGACCTTATTGCCTACAGATCTGAATATATTTGCTATTTGGTCTTTTACAAAAAGGGTTTTCCCACCTAGGGTGTAGAATTTACTTTCTGCTCTCATGATTTTATGTCTTTTAGGGAGAAAATAACAGGAGGTAGATAGCTATGCAGCCACATTGCCTTCACCTGCCCAGAGATCTCCAAGGAGTTACCCTTCAATTTCTTGTCCAGCTAAAAAAATTCAACTTTAGTCCTTCCCTCTGTAATCTCCTTCTTTATCCCTGAATATACTTCAAAACAGATTTTAAGGACACTATTTTGGGAAGCCTGCCTATTCTGTCTACCTAGATCTTATactaatcaatataaaaaaaaatcaatatag from Elephas maximus indicus isolate mEleMax1 chromosome 27, mEleMax1 primary haplotype, whole genome shotgun sequence harbors:
- the LOC126068346 gene encoding olfactory receptor 6C2-like, which produces MRSHKAVTTFILLGVTDDPQLQVLVFIFLFLTYILSITGNLTITILTLMDSHLKTPMYVFLRNFSFLEISFTTVWIPRFLYSISTGDNNITYNACVTQIFFIGLFGATEFFLLAAMSYDHYVALCKPLHYMTIMNSRVCTILVLCCWISGLVIIITPLGMGLQLEFCDSNTTDHFGRDAAPLFKTSCSDTWFVEQVVIICAVLTFISTLIGVVLSYIYIIKTILRFPSTQQRKKAFSTCSSHMIVVSITYGSCIFIYIKPSAKEDVDINKGVSVLTTSVAALLNPFTYILRNKQVKQSFNDVIKKITFISQK